Proteins encoded by one window of Hylaeus volcanicus isolate JK05 chromosome 7, UHH_iyHylVolc1.0_haploid, whole genome shotgun sequence:
- the LOC128879934 gene encoding uncharacterized protein LOC128879934, which translates to MASKSEQILTLHQLGNRYCDIARTLGIDKSNVRRTIKRFEELGHTRRRSGSGRKRTIRTAKNRKLIRDRVNRNSRVSMRKIARECRISDRSVRRMTKEDLNLKPYKLQKVQFLTAENKRVRFQRCGRLLHRHAPLDWDRILFTDEKLFTIEQAHSR; encoded by the coding sequence ATGGCTAGCAAaagtgaacaaattttaacgttGCATCAGCTGGGAAATCGCTACTGCGACATTGCGCGAACGCTTGGTATCGACAAGTCAAATGTTAGACGGACCATCAAGCGGTTTGAGGAGCTCGGTCACACTCGCCGCCGTTCGGGAAGCGGCAGAAAGCGCACCATCAGAACCGCTAAGAACCGGAAGCTCATCCGAGACCGCGTCAATCGAAATTCGAGAGTCTCGATGAGAAAAATCGCGCGTGAATGTAGAATCAGCGACAGATCCGTCCGCCGAATGACAAAAGAGGACCTCAACTTGAAGCCTTACAAGCTCCAAAAAGTGCAGTTCCTCACCGCCGAGAACAAGAGAGTACGGTTCCAGAGATGCGGACGACTCCTTCACCGGCATGCACCACTGGACTGGGACCGCATCCTGTTCACAGACGAGAAGCTGTTCACCATTGAGCAGGCGCACAGTCGCTAA